A single region of the Pseudomonas mandelii genome encodes:
- a CDS encoding efflux RND transporter periplasmic adaptor subunit yields the protein MDKKLILVTALTLTVGIGIGSLWMGSPSVLSAEAQAQAQEGKGHDDHGDETTGKKSAEGEHVEGEAEEGHLTLSEEQISSAGIQLVEAKAQSISLSLPFPGEIRFDEDRTAHVVPRVPGVVESVHVNLGQPVKKGQLLAVIASQQISDQRSEQAAAQRRLELARTTYERERQLWQDKISAEQDFLQARQALQEAEIALSNARQKISVLSGSSVTSGGNRYELRAPFDGVVVEKHLGLGEVVSETTNAFTLSDLSRVWVTFGVSPKDLNKVLVGKSVTVSAPELNAEVTGTVAYVGSLLGEQTRTATVRVTLANPQGAWRPGLFVTVQVDTDTRQTKVAVPEAAIQTVEDKPTVFVRTDDGFKAQPVETGGRSAGLVEITEGLEPGVQVAAAGSFILKSELGKASATHAH from the coding sequence ATGGATAAAAAACTAATTCTCGTCACTGCACTGACCTTGACGGTGGGTATAGGCATCGGCTCGTTGTGGATGGGCAGCCCATCGGTGCTCTCAGCCGAGGCTCAGGCTCAGGCTCAGGAGGGCAAAGGCCATGACGATCACGGCGATGAAACTACTGGCAAGAAATCGGCCGAGGGCGAACACGTCGAAGGCGAAGCGGAAGAAGGTCACTTGACTCTGAGCGAAGAGCAGATCAGCTCAGCCGGCATCCAGTTGGTCGAAGCCAAGGCGCAGAGTATTAGCCTTTCATTGCCCTTTCCTGGAGAAATCCGTTTTGATGAAGACCGCACTGCGCATGTGGTGCCCCGCGTACCCGGTGTCGTCGAGTCGGTCCATGTCAATCTTGGTCAACCGGTGAAAAAAGGCCAGTTGCTGGCCGTGATCGCCAGCCAACAAATTTCTGATCAGCGTAGTGAACAAGCCGCGGCGCAACGTCGTCTTGAGTTGGCCCGTACTACCTACGAGCGAGAGCGACAGTTATGGCAGGACAAAATCTCTGCCGAACAGGATTTCCTGCAAGCCCGCCAGGCTTTGCAAGAAGCCGAAATCGCCCTCAGCAATGCTCGACAAAAAATCAGCGTACTCAGTGGCAGCTCGGTCACCAGCGGGGGTAACCGATATGAATTGCGTGCGCCGTTTGACGGGGTTGTCGTTGAGAAACACTTGGGCCTCGGTGAGGTTGTCAGCGAAACCACTAATGCCTTCACCCTCTCCGACTTGTCGCGTGTGTGGGTGACCTTTGGTGTCTCGCCAAAGGATTTAAACAAGGTACTGGTGGGCAAGTCGGTCACGGTCAGTGCGCCGGAACTGAATGCCGAAGTCACTGGAACCGTGGCCTATGTAGGCAGTTTGTTGGGCGAGCAAACTCGTACAGCCACGGTCCGCGTGACCTTGGCCAATCCACAAGGTGCATGGCGTCCCGGGCTATTCGTGACCGTGCAGGTTGACACTGATACTCGGCAAACAAAGGTCGCAGTACCAGAAGCGGCTATCCAGACGGTCGAGGACAAGCCAACTGTTTTCGTTCGAACGGACGACGGGTTTAAGGCTCAGCCAGTGGAGACAGGCGGCCGTTCAGCAGGTTTGGTCGAGATCACGGAGGGCCTGGAGCCCGGTGTTCAAGTCGCCGCTGCCGGCAGTTTCATTCTGAAATCAGAACTGGGTAAAGCCTCGGCTACACACGCCCACTGA
- a CDS encoding co-regulatory protein PtrA N-terminal domain-containing protein: MKIAQICALAGALILSSVALAEGGGDRTFEKMMAAKDVAMEKYAAKEGKSEPVVSSDAKDETGEM; encoded by the coding sequence ATGAAAATTGCTCAAATCTGCGCTCTTGCGGGTGCTTTAATCCTTTCTTCAGTTGCTTTGGCCGAAGGCGGCGGGGACAGAACCTTCGAAAAAATGATGGCCGCCAAGGACGTGGCAATGGAGAAGTACGCAGCTAAAGAAGGAAAGAGTGAGCCCGTGGTGTCAAGTGATGCTAAAGATGAGACAGGTGAAATGTAG
- a CDS encoding TolC family protein: protein MMELLRCRKLIAHPITHKTMLRAGLISILALLTSPLFAATAQMLTMDQALETAFANNPDLAAAQWETGIAQGERQQAGLIPNPEVSWEAEDTRRNSRTTTVMINQPIELGGKRGARIEVASRAQDAAGIELERKRNVLRADVIQAFYSSSTAQQRLLLSRQSIELAERGLRVAQGRIKSGKSSPVEGTRAEVQLSEVRLELRRAERDEASAYQRLAQVMGAPLPAFVSVGDPGRSIPTVPDSSLLLNRIGETAELRLAKLQIDQREASLGLEKAQRIPDLTVSIGSQYDERERERVNVVGLSMPIPLFNRNQGNVLAAARRTDQARDLRNASELRLRTEIQTTLDQWVTANTEVASFNQTILPAAQSAVDTATRGFEMGKFNFLDVLDAQRTLISARTQYIQAIAEATDAWVRIERIFGDVALLTRTP, encoded by the coding sequence ATGATGGAATTACTTCGGTGTAGAAAGCTTATTGCTCACCCAATCACGCACAAGACCATGCTAAGAGCAGGTCTCATTTCGATCCTTGCGCTTTTGACTAGTCCTTTGTTTGCGGCGACCGCTCAAATGCTCACAATGGATCAGGCGCTTGAAACTGCTTTTGCCAACAATCCTGATCTGGCTGCAGCGCAGTGGGAGACTGGTATTGCTCAGGGAGAGCGACAGCAGGCAGGGTTGATCCCTAACCCTGAGGTTTCCTGGGAGGCTGAAGATACTCGGCGAAACTCGCGCACTACGACGGTAATGATCAACCAGCCGATCGAGCTTGGCGGTAAGCGCGGGGCTAGGATCGAAGTGGCCAGTCGAGCTCAAGACGCGGCCGGGATTGAATTGGAACGCAAACGCAATGTTCTGCGTGCCGATGTCATTCAGGCGTTTTACAGCTCCTCGACGGCTCAGCAAAGGCTGCTGTTATCACGTCAATCAATTGAGCTCGCCGAGCGCGGTTTGCGTGTAGCGCAAGGTCGCATCAAGAGTGGTAAATCCTCACCCGTTGAAGGTACTCGCGCAGAGGTTCAGCTATCAGAAGTGCGTCTGGAGCTGAGGCGGGCTGAGCGGGATGAGGCCAGTGCCTACCAGCGACTCGCTCAGGTCATGGGCGCGCCTTTGCCTGCATTCGTGTCTGTGGGTGATCCAGGCCGGTCGATACCAACCGTACCGGATTCGTCACTGCTGCTTAATCGCATAGGTGAAACCGCGGAACTACGATTGGCAAAACTGCAAATAGATCAGCGGGAAGCCTCCCTTGGCCTGGAGAAGGCTCAGCGAATTCCCGACCTCACCGTGAGTATCGGGAGCCAATACGACGAGCGCGAGCGCGAGCGGGTGAATGTCGTGGGGCTGTCTATGCCCATCCCGTTATTCAATCGTAACCAGGGCAATGTACTGGCAGCTGCCCGCCGAACTGATCAGGCCCGCGACCTTCGCAATGCCAGTGAGTTACGCCTGCGCACAGAAATCCAGACCACCCTGGATCAGTGGGTGACGGCTAACACTGAAGTCGCGTCGTTCAATCAAACCATCCTGCCTGCCGCGCAAAGTGCCGTCGACACCGCTACCCGAGGTTTCGAAATGGGCAAGTTTAACTTCCTCGACGTACTCGATGCTCAGCGCACCTTGATTAGCGCCCGCACGCAATACATCCAGGCTATCGCCGAGGCGACAGACGCCTGGGTGCGCATCGAGCGAATTTTCGGAGATGTCGCCCTTCTCACTCGCACTCCGTGA
- a CDS encoding heavy metal response regulator transcription factor, which yields MRILVIEDEPKTAEYLHQGLTESGYIVDCASTGADGLHLARQQNYDLVLLDVNLPQMHGWDVLENIRQTSSTRVMMLTARGRLEDKIKGLDLGADDYLVKPFEFPELLARVRTLMRRSEHIPVPEVLKVADLELDQGRHRAFRGKQRIDLTTKEFALLHLLMRQSGEVLSRTQIISLVWDMNFDCDTNVVEVSIRRLRAKIDDPFETKLIHTLRGVGYVLEARK from the coding sequence ATGCGTATCCTTGTGATAGAGGACGAGCCAAAGACTGCTGAGTACTTACATCAAGGTCTGACTGAAAGTGGCTATATTGTAGACTGCGCATCGACAGGGGCTGATGGTCTCCATCTGGCACGTCAGCAAAATTATGATCTGGTATTACTTGACGTAAATCTCCCTCAGATGCACGGATGGGACGTTCTTGAAAATATTCGGCAGACTAGTAGTACCAGGGTAATGATGCTGACTGCACGAGGACGCCTGGAAGATAAAATCAAAGGATTGGATCTGGGGGCCGATGACTATCTGGTCAAGCCATTTGAATTCCCAGAGTTGCTTGCAAGAGTACGCACGTTAATGCGCCGCAGCGAACATATTCCAGTTCCAGAGGTATTAAAAGTTGCTGATCTTGAACTCGATCAAGGCAGGCATCGCGCATTCCGCGGAAAACAACGCATAGATCTGACGACAAAAGAATTCGCGCTGCTCCATCTGTTGATGCGTCAATCTGGAGAGGTGTTATCTCGCACTCAAATCATCTCTTTAGTTTGGGACATGAATTTTGATTGCGACACCAACGTAGTCGAAGTTTCGATACGAAGATTAAGAGCTAAAATAGATGATCCATTTGAAACTAAATTAATCCATACCCTCCGCGGCGTAGGCTATGTACTGGAGGCGAGAAAATGA
- a CDS encoding CusA/CzcA family heavy metal efflux RND transporter encodes MFERLIQFAIEQRIIVLLAVLLMAGLGIASYQKLPIDAVPDITNVQVQINTGAAGFSPLETEQRITFPIETAMAGLPALEQTRSLSRSGLSQVTVIFKEGTDLFFARQLVNERLQVAKEQLPEGVEAVMGPISTGLGEIFLWTVEAEEGAVKEDGSPYTPTDLRVIQDWIIKPQLRNVPGVAEINTIGGFAKEYQIAPDPKRLAAYKLTLTDLVTALERNNANVGAGYIEHSGEQLLIRAPGQVATTDDIANIVMANVDGTPIRVKNVATVDIGRELRTGAATENGREVVLGTVFMLIGENSRTVAQAVASKLEQINRSLPKGVVAVTVYDRTNLVDKAIATVKKNLIEGAILVIAILFLFLGNIRAALITAMVIPLAMLFTFTGMFTNKVSANLMSLGALDFGIIVDGAVVIVENAIRRLAHAQQHHGRILTRSERFHEVFAAAKEARRPLIFGQLIIMVVYLPIFALTGVEGKMFHPMAFTVVIALLGAMLLSVTFVPAAIAMFVTGKVKEEENIIMRGARRVYAPALEWVMGHRSLAFAIALGVIAVCGVVASRMGSEFVPSLSEGDFALQALRVPGTSLTQSVEMQQRLENLVLAKVPEVKRMFARTGTAEIASDPMPPNISDSYVMLKPKNQWPDPNKSREALIADIQKATAGMPGSNYELSQPIQLRFNELISGVRSDVAVKVFGDDMAVLNSTAAKIAASMQKINGASEVKVEQTSGLPVLTINIDRDKAARYGLNVGDVQDTIAVAVGGRQAGTMYEGDRRFDMVVRLSDAMRKDLEGLSTLLIPVPALLNSNADQIGFIALSEVASLDLVLGPNQVSRENGKRLVIVSANVRGRDIGSFVQEASSAIDKEVQIPAGYWTNWGGQFEQLQSAAKRLQIVVPVALLMVFALLFMMFNNLKDGLLVFTGIPFALTGGVMALWLRDIPLSISAGVGFIALSGVAVLNGLVMIAFIRNLREEGHSLSSAINEGALTRLRPVLMTALVASLGFIPMALATGTGAEVQRPLATVVIGGILSSTALTLLILPALYQWAHRRDEEEAEDDKIEAV; translated from the coding sequence ATGTTCGAACGCCTGATCCAATTTGCCATCGAGCAGCGCATCATCGTGCTGCTTGCGGTTCTCCTCATGGCCGGCCTCGGTATAGCCAGCTACCAGAAGCTGCCGATCGACGCCGTTCCCGATATCACCAACGTCCAGGTGCAAATCAACACGGGCGCAGCAGGTTTTTCACCACTGGAAACCGAGCAGCGCATCACGTTTCCCATCGAAACTGCAATGGCTGGTTTGCCGGCTTTAGAACAAACTCGCTCGCTGTCACGCTCGGGTTTGTCGCAAGTCACAGTGATCTTCAAGGAAGGCACTGACCTGTTCTTCGCCCGGCAATTGGTCAACGAACGGTTGCAGGTGGCCAAGGAGCAACTGCCCGAGGGTGTGGAAGCCGTCATGGGGCCGATCTCAACCGGTCTGGGTGAAATTTTCCTGTGGACGGTCGAGGCTGAAGAAGGTGCCGTCAAGGAGGACGGCAGTCCCTATACACCGACCGACCTGAGGGTGATCCAAGACTGGATCATCAAGCCTCAGCTGCGCAATGTTCCCGGGGTCGCCGAAATTAATACCATTGGCGGGTTCGCCAAGGAGTACCAGATTGCGCCCGATCCAAAACGCTTGGCGGCTTACAAGCTGACTCTGACTGACCTTGTAACAGCGCTGGAGCGCAACAACGCCAACGTCGGTGCCGGTTACATCGAGCACAGTGGCGAACAGTTACTGATTCGCGCACCTGGCCAAGTAGCGACCACCGACGATATCGCCAATATCGTCATGGCCAACGTCGATGGCACGCCTATCCGCGTCAAGAACGTCGCAACCGTGGACATCGGCCGTGAATTGCGTACGGGGGCCGCGACCGAAAACGGTCGTGAAGTGGTGCTCGGCACAGTGTTCATGCTGATCGGTGAGAACAGCCGCACCGTGGCCCAAGCCGTTGCCAGCAAGCTTGAGCAAATCAACCGCTCACTGCCAAAAGGGGTGGTGGCAGTCACCGTCTATGACCGTACCAATTTGGTGGACAAGGCAATTGCCACCGTTAAGAAGAACTTGATTGAAGGTGCGATCCTGGTAATCGCGATTCTGTTCCTGTTCCTTGGCAACATTCGCGCGGCTCTGATCACTGCCATGGTGATCCCGCTCGCGATGCTATTCACATTCACTGGCATGTTTACCAACAAGGTCAGCGCCAACCTGATGAGCCTCGGAGCGTTGGACTTCGGCATCATCGTTGATGGCGCGGTGGTCATTGTCGAAAACGCCATCCGTCGTCTGGCCCATGCACAGCAACACCACGGACGCATCCTCACCCGCTCCGAACGCTTTCACGAAGTGTTCGCGGCGGCCAAGGAAGCACGCCGACCGCTGATTTTCGGCCAGTTGATCATCATGGTCGTGTACCTGCCGATTTTTGCCCTCACCGGCGTCGAAGGAAAAATGTTTCACCCCATGGCGTTTACTGTGGTGATCGCCTTGCTCGGCGCGATGCTGTTGTCGGTGACCTTTGTCCCGGCGGCGATTGCGATGTTCGTCACCGGTAAGGTGAAGGAAGAAGAGAACATCATCATGCGTGGCGCTCGTCGGGTGTATGCCCCGGCGCTGGAATGGGTCATGGGCCATCGATCATTGGCATTCGCCATAGCACTAGGCGTGATTGCAGTGTGCGGTGTGGTCGCCAGTCGAATGGGCAGCGAGTTTGTGCCGAGTCTCAGTGAAGGGGATTTCGCGTTGCAAGCATTGCGTGTACCAGGTACCAGCCTGACGCAATCGGTAGAAATGCAGCAACGTCTTGAAAACCTTGTGTTGGCAAAGGTACCTGAGGTCAAGCGTATGTTTGCTCGTACTGGTACAGCAGAAATTGCCTCCGATCCAATGCCACCCAACATCTCTGACAGCTATGTGATGCTCAAGCCGAAGAATCAATGGCCTGATCCGAATAAATCCAGGGAGGCGTTGATAGCCGATATCCAAAAAGCTACAGCTGGAATGCCCGGAAGCAACTATGAGCTTTCTCAGCCTATTCAATTGCGTTTTAACGAGCTGATTTCAGGTGTGCGCAGTGATGTGGCAGTGAAGGTCTTCGGTGATGACATGGCGGTCCTTAACAGCACCGCTGCAAAAATTGCTGCGTCCATGCAGAAGATCAATGGTGCCTCCGAGGTCAAAGTCGAGCAAACATCGGGGCTGCCGGTGCTGACCATCAACATCGACCGCGACAAAGCCGCGCGTTACGGACTGAACGTTGGCGACGTACAAGACACCATTGCGGTGGCGGTTGGTGGTCGTCAAGCCGGTACGATGTATGAGGGAGACCGCCGATTCGATATGGTAGTGCGTTTATCCGACGCCATGCGTAAGGATCTCGAGGGATTGTCCACACTGCTAATCCCGGTACCGGCGCTGCTTAACAGCAATGCCGATCAGATCGGGTTTATTGCCCTTTCAGAAGTGGCGAGCCTCGATCTGGTGCTGGGACCTAACCAGGTCAGTCGGGAAAATGGTAAGCGTCTGGTGATCGTCAGCGCCAACGTGCGTGGGCGGGATATCGGCTCATTTGTACAGGAGGCCAGCAGCGCCATTGATAAAGAGGTGCAGATCCCGGCCGGTTATTGGACCAACTGGGGTGGGCAGTTCGAGCAGCTCCAATCCGCTGCCAAGCGACTACAGATTGTCGTCCCGGTGGCCCTGCTCATGGTGTTCGCACTCTTGTTCATGATGTTCAACAACCTCAAGGATGGCCTATTGGTGTTCACCGGTATTCCATTCGCGTTGACGGGCGGAGTCATGGCGTTGTGGTTACGTGACATTCCACTGTCGATCTCGGCGGGTGTGGGTTTTATCGCATTGTCGGGCGTAGCGGTGCTGAACGGTCTAGTGATGATTGCTTTCATCCGCAACCTTCGAGAAGAGGGACATTCGTTGAGTTCCGCAATCAATGAAGGGGCTCTTACCCGGTTGCGCCCAGTGTTGATGACAGCTCTGGTGGCCTCTCTTGGCTTTATTCCGATGGCGCTGGCCACCGGAACGGGGGCAGAGGTCCAGAGACCCCTGGCTACCGTAGTGATCGGGGGCATCCTATCCTCAACTGCGTTGACCCTGCTGATATTGCCTGCGCTTTATCAATGGGCGCACCGCCGAGACGAGGAAGAAGCCGAAGACGATAAAATAGAAGCCGTATAA
- a CDS encoding DUF2790 domain-containing protein, whose product MKCMNIVTFAGALTLSSLVLAEGGGDKAFEKMMAANAKAMEQYAISQGKSAPVAKEYEYGMKVDVVKVISVVRPAKVCAVVPAAMTYEDSKGQLNTIRYTVAGECRQRGG is encoded by the coding sequence ATGAAGTGCATGAACATTGTTACTTTCGCTGGAGCTCTGACGTTATCCTCTCTCGTATTGGCGGAAGGGGGAGGAGACAAAGCCTTTGAAAAAATGATGGCGGCTAATGCTAAAGCCATGGAGCAGTATGCAATTAGCCAGGGGAAAAGCGCCCCTGTGGCGAAAGAATACGAGTACGGGATGAAGGTGGATGTTGTAAAGGTGATCAGTGTGGTGCGGCCTGCAAAAGTCTGCGCAGTGGTGCCCGCCGCAATGACCTATGAAGATTCAAAAGGGCAGCTAAATACAATTAGGTACACTGTGGCTGGAGAGTGTCGCCAACGAGGTGGCTAG